The Podospora pseudopauciseta strain CBS 411.78 chromosome 2 map unlocalized CBS411.78m_2, whole genome shotgun sequence genome has a window encoding:
- a CDS encoding uncharacterized protein (COG:S; EggNog:ENOG503P0RA) — protein MADEEKERAEKLAAAKKRVEAMKKKAKKTGKKTKDTGDEKDTATDTPATGTPEPTADAVAPPPPPPPAEEEEAVDSAGSPTLSAPPSSLAQASKARSTSFRQGSISLGSGAGGAGGLGPLSPGLGGEGGETAMDIYRKQQAKIEELEKEKGRWEKEAKELERKLGRVEGELEDLREAEGGKNDDGEVEKLKNEIEGLKRQNQQLMAQRKGHGGGGGSISVASPPPAAELERARETIQTMELEMGRLRAQVERLSAGGGENEQVAALEEKLGRAERAAGLAQREVGDLKVALERVSEKVVKEGSARSSAETKASQLEKEAKEMREEKEGLVKKVEGLEKKVVTLTTLHKEHDSRMQGLKREKEKLEKELGEVQGQLEKVEAENLKLRKKDAQEGGGDDEGVDELIDEERARLERRIRELEGENADLRRGIWHEKRKEMQVGPEGEMYENVDLGGGGPGPGQGHGQGVGLGS, from the exons TCGCcgcggccaagaagagg GTCGAGGcaatgaagaagaaggccaaaaaGACGGGCAAGAAAACAAAGGACACTGGCGACGAGAAAGACACCGCGACTGATACCCCCGCGACTGGGACCCCCGAGCCAACCGCCGATGCtgttgctcctcctcctcctcctcctcccgcggaagaagaggaagctgTTGACAGCGCTGGCTCCCCGACCTTAAGCGCACCACCGTCGTCACTTGCCCAGGCGTCCAAGGCTCGCTCGACGAGTTTCCGACAGGGGTCGATTTCCCTGGGAAGTGGTgcgggtggtgctggggggTTAGGGCCTCTCAGCcctgggttggggggggaaggtggggaGACGGCGATGGATATCTACCGGAAGCAACAAGCAAAAATTGAGGAActggagaaggaaaaggggaggtgggagaaggaagccaaagagttggagaggaagttggggagggtggagggtgagcttgaggatttgagggaggctgagggggggaagaatgatgatggggaggtggaaaagcTCAAGAATGAAATCGAGGGTTTGAAGAGGCAGAATCAGCAGCTCATGGCGCAGAGGAAGGGgcatgggggtgggggtgggagtaTTTCTGTTGCGAGCCCGCCACCAGCTGCTGAGCTGGAGCGGGCGAGGGAGACGATTCAGACGatggagctggagatgggaCGGTTGAGGGCgcaggtggagaggttgagcgcggggggtggggagaaCGAGCAGGTGGCtgcgttggaggagaagctgggtagggcggagagggcggcggggttggcgcagagggaggtgggggatttGAAGGTTGCGCTCGAGAGGGTGAGTGAGAAGGTTGTCAAGGAGGGTTCGGCTAGGTCGTCGGCTGAGACGAAGGCGAGccagttggagaaggaggccaaggagatgagggaagagaaggaggggttggtgaagaaggtggaggggttggagaagaaggttgttACGCTTACTACGTTGCATAAGGAGCACGATTCACGGATGcaggggttgaagagggagaaggagaaatTGGAGAAGGAATTAGGGGAGGTTCAGGGGCAattggagaaggtggaggcggagaaTTTGAAGCTGAGGAAAAAGGACGCgcaggaggggggaggggatgatgagggtgttgatgagCTGATTGATGAGGAGAGAGCCCGATTAGAAAGGAGGATCAGGGAactggagggggagaatgcggatttgaggagggggatttggcatgagaagaggaaggagatgcAGGTTGGGCCTGAGGGGGAGATGTATGAGAATGTTGacttggggggagggggaccgGGACCGGGACAGGGGCACGGGcagggggtgggtttgggcaGTTGA